The Triticum aestivum cultivar Chinese Spring chromosome 3A, IWGSC CS RefSeq v2.1, whole genome shotgun sequence genome includes a region encoding these proteins:
- the LOC123058605 gene encoding uncharacterized protein yields the protein MGTVHVQGVAASGRMPSMEAEPKTLTLEQLKYAREAALYVVRTRTTEEAIRIFTEGLKPVRGVQKMGSSSTTDSSDDDVELGSSEDSTPRGGGGTGCRTHGRSIKRDIATAPF from the exons ATGGGGACGGTGCATGTGCAAGGTGTGGCGGCGTCGGGGAGGATGCCGTCCATGGAGGCGGAGCCGAAGACGCTCACCCTCGAGCAGCTCAAGTACGCAAGG GAGGCGGCGCTGTACGTGGTGAGGACGAGGACGACTGAGGAAGCCATCAGGATCTTCACGGAAGGGCTCAAGCCAGTGCGGGGCGTGCAGAAGATGGGCTCCTCCTCCACgacggactcgtcggacgacgacgTCGAGCTCGGCTCGTCGGAGGATTCGAcgccgcgcggcggcggcggcacgggttgCCGCACCCACGGACGCTCCATCAAGAGGGACATTGCCACTGCACCGTTCTAG